Proteins encoded by one window of Ruminococcaceae bacterium R-25:
- a CDS encoding phosphate acetyltransferase, translating to MAFIDDIMARAKADKKTIVLPESMDKRTFEAAEKILKAEMANLIIIGTPDEIAKNSEGFDITGATIVDPYNDPNKQKYIDKFVELRGVDTMVAAAKKKAEKKGLSEEETAVLIADAQKKGITPEKAEEKMNSDYMYYACLMCKCGDADGAVSGACHSTGNTILPALQLLKTKPGISSVSGFFLMDVPNCDLGEHGLFIFADCAVNTDVDSAKLAEIAKLSAESFEKFIGAPAKVAMLSYSSYGSAKHADVDKVSNAVKIAKEKYPELVVDGELQLDAALVEEVGQLKAPGSPVAGHANTLVFPSLEAGNIGYKLVQRLAKAPAYGPVLQGLALPVNDLSRGCNADDIVGTVAITAVQAQG from the coding sequence ATGGCATTTATTGATGACATCATGGCCAGAGCAAAAGCTGACAAGAAGACTATCGTTCTTCCTGAGTCAATGGACAAGAGAACTTTTGAGGCTGCCGAGAAGATCCTTAAGGCAGAGATGGCAAATCTTATCATTATCGGTACACCCGACGAGATCGCAAAGAACTCCGAAGGTTTTGATATCACAGGCGCAACGATCGTTGATCCTTATAACGATCCCAACAAGCAGAAATATATCGACAAGTTTGTTGAGCTCCGCGGTGTTGATACCATGGTAGCTGCAGCAAAGAAGAAGGCTGAGAAGAAGGGCCTTTCCGAAGAAGAGACAGCAGTTCTCATCGCTGACGCTCAGAAGAAGGGCATCACACCTGAGAAGGCTGAAGAGAAGATGAATTCCGACTACATGTACTATGCATGCCTCATGTGCAAGTGCGGTGATGCTGACGGTGCAGTTTCCGGTGCATGCCACTCAACAGGAAACACAATTCTTCCTGCACTCCAGCTCCTTAAGACAAAGCCCGGCATCTCTTCCGTTTCAGGCTTCTTCCTTATGGATGTTCCTAACTGCGATCTTGGTGAGCATGGTCTCTTCATTTTCGCTGACTGCGCAGTTAACACAGACGTAGATTCCGCTAAGCTCGCTGAGATTGCTAAGCTCTCCGCTGAGTCTTTCGAAAAGTTCATCGGCGCTCCCGCTAAGGTTGCTATGCTCTCATATTCATCTTACGGTTCAGCAAAGCACGCTGATGTTGATAAGGTATCCAATGCAGTTAAGATCGCTAAGGAAAAGTATCCTGAACTCGTAGTTGACGGTGAGCTCCAGCTCGACGCAGCTCTTGTTGAGGAAGTAGGACAGCTCAAGGCACCCGGATCACCGGTTGCAGGCCACGCTAACACATTGGTATTCCCTTCACTCGAAGCAGGCAACATCGGTTACAAGCTCGTTCAGAGACTTGCTAAGGCTCCTGCTTACGGACCTGTCCTCCAGGGCCTCGCACTTCCTGTTAATGACCTCTCCAGAGGATGCAACGCTGACGATATCGTTGGTACAGTTGCTATCACTGCAGTTCAGGCACAGGGCTAA
- a CDS encoding acetate kinase, translating to MKILVINCGSSSAKFQLFDIDTGAVLAKGNAERIGIDGKLTYKPAGKDEFVSTEPMPDHKVAVKMILDALVDPEHGVIADVSEIAAVGHRVLHGGKYYSASVIVNDDVKRVIRECFPLGPLHNPANLIGIEACEDVLPAGTPQVAVFDTAFHQTMPPKAYTYALPYEISEKYDIRRYGFHGTSHRYVSHRVADFLGKKYEDLRIITCHLGNGSSFAAVKDGKCQDTSMGLTPLAGICMGTRTGDIDPAIVPFLMKNERYTADEMDNLLNKQSGVQGVSGVSSDFRDLEKAANEGNERARLALDMFAYQGKKIIGSYAAAMGGVDVIVFTAGIGENTDHMRKAMCEGLEFMGVEFDDSVNAGLRGKEAIISKPSSKVTVCVIPTNEELAIAQETEALVK from the coding sequence ATGAAGATTTTAGTAATCAACTGCGGAAGCTCTTCCGCTAAGTTCCAGCTTTTCGACATCGACACAGGCGCTGTCCTTGCTAAGGGTAATGCCGAGAGAATCGGAATCGACGGTAAGCTTACATATAAGCCCGCTGGCAAGGATGAGTTCGTTTCAACAGAACCCATGCCTGACCACAAGGTTGCTGTAAAGATGATCCTCGATGCACTTGTTGATCCTGAGCACGGCGTAATCGCTGACGTATCTGAGATCGCAGCTGTAGGCCACAGAGTACTCCATGGCGGTAAGTACTACAGCGCTTCAGTTATCGTTAACGACGACGTTAAGAGAGTTATCAGAGAATGCTTCCCGTTAGGACCTTTACACAATCCTGCAAACCTCATCGGTATTGAGGCATGCGAGGATGTTCTTCCTGCAGGCACACCTCAAGTTGCAGTATTTGATACAGCATTCCATCAGACAATGCCCCCGAAGGCATACACATATGCTCTTCCTTATGAGATCTCCGAGAAGTATGATATCCGCCGCTATGGTTTCCACGGTACATCCCACCGTTATGTAAGCCACAGAGTTGCTGATTTCCTCGGCAAGAAGTATGAAGATCTTAGAATCATCACATGCCACCTCGGAAACGGTTCTTCTTTCGCAGCTGTTAAGGACGGCAAGTGCCAGGATACATCAATGGGTCTTACACCTCTTGCAGGTATCTGCATGGGTACAAGAACAGGTGACATCGATCCCGCTATCGTTCCTTTCCTTATGAAGAACGAGAGATACACAGCTGATGAGATGGACAACCTCCTCAACAAGCAGTCAGGTGTTCAGGGTGTTTCCGGCGTTTCTTCCGACTTCAGAGATCTCGAAAAGGCTGCTAACGAAGGCAACGAGAGAGCAAGACTTGCACTCGACATGTTCGCTTACCAGGGCAAGAAGATCATCGGATCTTATGCAGCTGCTATGGGCGGTGTTGACGTTATCGTATTCACGGCTGGTATCGGCGAGAACACAGACCACATGAGAAAGGCTATGTGCGAAGGTCTTGAGTTCATGGGCGTTGAGTTCGACGATTCAGTTAACGCTGGCCTCAGAGGCAAGGAAGCAATCATCTCCAAGCCTTCTTCAAAGGTAACAGTTTGCGTTATTCCTACAAACGAAGAGCTCGCTATCGCACAGGAAACAGAAGCTCTCGTTAAATAA
- a CDS encoding trk system potassium uptake protein TrkA: MKSVLVIGIGRFGYHLIDQLSKAGDEILAVDRTEERLEPVLGMVTSSLIGDATNEQFIKSLGVENFDVCFVAIGDNFQSSLETTALLKDNGAKYIVARASRSVQKRFLLATGADSVVFPEKQLAEWSAVRYCSADIVDYLDYPGDYSIFEVNVPQEWLGKSLVDLGIRNRLHLNVLSIRRDGKSILEFPADFVFAKGDTVTVFGADKDLKKAFDINY; this comes from the coding sequence ATGAAGAGCGTACTCGTAATAGGAATAGGAAGATTCGGATATCACCTTATCGACCAGCTTAGCAAGGCCGGTGATGAGATCCTTGCAGTAGACAGAACTGAGGAGAGATTGGAACCCGTATTGGGAATGGTTACAAGTTCCCTTATTGGCGATGCGACAAACGAGCAATTTATTAAGTCTTTGGGCGTAGAAAATTTCGACGTCTGCTTCGTAGCAATCGGAGATAATTTCCAGTCTTCGTTAGAGACAACTGCCCTGCTCAAGGATAACGGCGCTAAATATATCGTCGCAAGAGCTTCAAGGTCCGTTCAGAAAAGATTCCTTCTTGCAACCGGTGCGGACTCAGTCGTCTTCCCCGAGAAGCAGCTCGCAGAATGGTCAGCTGTACGTTACTGCTCTGCAGACATCGTTGATTATCTTGATTATCCTGGCGATTATTCAATCTTTGAGGTCAATGTTCCTCAAGAATGGTTGGGAAAGAGCCTTGTCGATCTCGGCATCAGAAACAGGCTGCATCTTAATGTCTTATCAATAAGAAGAGATGGCAAGTCCATTCTGGAATTCCCTGCTGATTTTGTTTTCGCCAAAGGCGACACGGTAACTGTTTTCGGAGCAGACAAAGATCTTAAGAAAGCTTTCGATATCAACTATTGA
- a CDS encoding trk system potassium uptake protein TrkH — translation MTKSGKRHFKLSGAQTILLGFILLILAGALLLMLPFSSRSGEWTSVTDALFTATSASCVTGLVLYDTWSHWTLFGQLVILSLIQIGGMGVVTMTTVLSKLVGKRLSLQARTTMQEAVSAPNLGEIIKYTRFIFLGCIIFEALGAVAMSPVFISEYGPLKGIWLSVFTSISAFCNAGFDLNGSHGEFSSMTPYMDNPVIVITLVFLILTGGLGFLTWMDIRKHGFKFYKYSTQSKLILVMELILVLVPMIYLWFGEYGDMPFGQRFFASLFQAVTPRTAGFNTTDYNDFSGTGIVMTVILMLIGGAPGSTAGGMKITTVTILFLTMLAFFKHEKSPAIFKRRITTEAIYGAVAVFMLDIMLAVLGSMSIAKIEHRAFITALFESASAVGTVGLSMGMTPTLHTVSKFILIILMYTGRVGGLTLVFAAITRKSLGNRQYPADNIAVG, via the coding sequence ATGACTAAAAGTGGAAAAAGACATTTTAAGCTCAGCGGTGCCCAGACGATACTCCTGGGCTTCATTTTATTGATACTTGCAGGTGCGCTCCTGCTCATGCTCCCCTTCTCTTCACGTTCGGGAGAATGGACAAGCGTTACCGATGCTCTTTTCACGGCTACTTCGGCCAGCTGCGTTACCGGTCTCGTCCTCTATGACACATGGTCTCACTGGACATTGTTCGGCCAGCTCGTGATCCTCTCTCTGATCCAGATCGGCGGTATGGGCGTCGTTACCATGACGACAGTCTTAAGCAAGCTCGTAGGCAAGAGGCTCAGCCTTCAGGCCAGGACCACGATGCAGGAAGCTGTATCTGCTCCGAACCTTGGCGAGATCATTAAATACACCAGGTTTATTTTCCTCGGATGTATCATTTTCGAGGCCTTGGGAGCGGTAGCCATGTCACCTGTATTCATCTCAGAATACGGTCCTTTGAAGGGCATCTGGCTCTCAGTATTCACATCCATCTCAGCATTCTGTAATGCAGGATTCGACTTAAACGGCTCTCACGGCGAGTTCTCGTCCATGACACCTTACATGGACAACCCCGTTATCGTTATAACACTCGTATTCCTCATTCTCACGGGCGGCCTCGGATTCCTTACCTGGATGGATATCAGAAAACACGGTTTTAAGTTCTACAAATACAGTACTCAGAGCAAGCTCATACTCGTCATGGAATTGATCCTTGTACTGGTACCTATGATCTATCTGTGGTTCGGCGAATATGGAGATATGCCTTTCGGCCAGAGATTCTTCGCTTCGCTCTTCCAGGCTGTAACACCCAGGACCGCAGGCTTCAACACTACTGATTACAATGATTTCTCAGGCACGGGCATTGTCATGACGGTAATCCTGATGCTCATAGGCGGCGCACCGGGTTCTACTGCGGGCGGTATGAAGATCACGACCGTCACGATCCTGTTCCTTACAATGCTCGCCTTCTTCAAGCACGAGAAGTCACCTGCGATCTTTAAGCGAAGGATAACCACTGAAGCTATCTACGGTGCAGTTGCCGTCTTCATGCTCGATATTATGCTCGCAGTCCTGGGTTCCATGTCGATCGCAAAGATCGAGCACAGGGCTTTCATTACAGCACTCTTCGAGAGCGCATCCGCAGTAGGTACAGTAGGACTCTCGATGGGCATGACTCCGACTTTGCATACAGTTTCAAAATTTATATTGATCATCTTAATGTATACAGGACGTGTCGGCGGTCTGACTCTCGTTTTCGCTGCTATAACCAGGAAATCTTTGGGCAACAGACAATATCCGGCAGACAACATAGCGGTCGGCTGA
- a CDS encoding YidC/Oxa1 family membrane protein insertase, whose translation MAFLSGLYTLIISPLELLFEVIFSIANRVTGNAGVSIIVLSIVVNFLVLPLYKRADQLQAEERDIQSKMAYRIKRIKKTFKGDERFLMLQEYYRINNYKPIYALKSSASLLLQIPFFIAAYRLLSGMQILQGFSFGFISDLGKEDASFMVGSFPVNVLPILMTLINVISGIIYTKGHPLKEKIQVYGLALVFLVLLYHSPAGLVFYWLLNNTFSLVKNAIGHLRKPKTKEESKKKKLVYDKGGYALVLLSSASLALLTGVLIPSDVVVKNPAEMINNFISDPHSPVSYIVISALMAAGVFLIWLQVFLYLLKTGKKTMCALSGIAVVSVVNYVAFNKNFGFITSKLIYENVVSFELTEILINIAVDILILAIIIFIAYKWSRVVKILMAGAVLVIACLSIINITVISERIANEDYKYSNTAEEVAIPLSTTGKNVVVIMLDKMNGSYVPYLFNERPDLVSKFDGFTYYPNTVSFGKYTNIASPALYGGYDYTPDRINARSNEALVDKHNEALLTMPLIFSENGWNVSVVDPSYANYQWKPDLSIYDQYEGINAYHMSGVFNFKEPLLVEGGEDLEHRLNRNFFCYGVMKALPYALQKYVYDGGDYFQSGSEETIFLGNASGIHAQVGINELHIKEHAALDSLSDVTREAQDGKNCFFIISNKSTHDLFLLKEPDYAPVSSVDNTAYDAAHMERFTVNGVTMNMDSDFCCYAAYECSMESLISLAKWFDYLRENNMYDNTRIIIVSDHGYGMKQFEDFLISDPEFDAEAVNPVLMVKDFNSTGFTTSMDFMTNADTPTLAFKGVVDNPVSPFTNNPIFQDVKSKRVLIYTSDLANVNDNNGTQFVDPEAFWIVAGNNIYDKKNWSVYTGKDI comes from the coding sequence ATGGCATTTTTGTCAGGCCTTTACACTTTAATAATCTCGCCGCTGGAACTTCTGTTTGAAGTCATTTTTTCCATAGCAAACAGAGTTACAGGCAATGCCGGTGTTTCAATTATTGTTCTAAGTATTGTTGTCAACTTCCTGGTTCTTCCGCTCTACAAAAGAGCTGATCAGCTGCAGGCTGAGGAACGTGATATCCAGTCTAAGATGGCATACCGCATTAAGCGCATCAAGAAGACATTCAAAGGTGACGAGCGCTTTCTGATGCTTCAGGAGTACTACCGTATCAACAATTATAAGCCCATCTATGCGCTTAAGAGTTCCGCTTCTCTGCTTCTTCAGATCCCGTTTTTCATAGCAGCCTACAGATTATTATCCGGAATGCAGATCCTTCAGGGTTTCTCTTTCGGTTTTATTTCGGATCTGGGTAAAGAAGATGCTTCTTTTATGGTGGGAAGCTTTCCGGTTAATGTTCTCCCGATTCTGATGACACTGATAAATGTAATTTCCGGCATTATCTACACAAAGGGACACCCGTTAAAGGAAAAAATACAGGTCTACGGATTGGCTCTGGTCTTTCTGGTATTGCTCTACCATTCACCGGCGGGGCTTGTTTTCTATTGGCTCCTGAATAATACATTCTCGTTAGTCAAAAACGCTATTGGCCATTTGAGGAAACCGAAAACAAAGGAAGAGTCAAAAAAGAAAAAACTCGTTTACGATAAAGGCGGATACGCCCTTGTCCTGCTCTCAAGCGCATCCCTTGCATTGCTTACAGGTGTTTTGATTCCTTCGGATGTCGTAGTTAAGAATCCTGCTGAGATGATAAACAATTTTATTTCGGATCCGCATAGCCCGGTCAGCTATATTGTCATCAGCGCGCTTATGGCAGCAGGCGTATTTCTTATCTGGCTTCAGGTGTTCCTGTATCTGCTCAAAACGGGAAAGAAGACGATGTGCGCTCTTTCCGGTATTGCAGTTGTAAGTGTCGTTAACTATGTTGCCTTTAATAAGAATTTCGGTTTTATCACGAGCAAACTTATATATGAGAACGTCGTAAGTTTTGAGTTGACTGAGATCCTTATAAATATTGCTGTCGACATTTTAATCCTGGCCATCATTATCTTCATTGCGTATAAATGGAGCAGAGTTGTCAAAATCCTGATGGCGGGAGCAGTTTTGGTCATTGCATGTCTTTCCATAATCAATATCACAGTGATATCGGAAAGAATCGCAAATGAGGATTACAAGTACAGCAATACTGCCGAAGAAGTAGCGATACCTTTGTCAACCACCGGAAAGAATGTCGTGGTTATAATGCTCGATAAGATGAACGGTTCTTATGTTCCTTATCTGTTTAATGAACGTCCCGACCTTGTCTCAAAATTCGACGGATTTACTTATTATCCCAATACAGTCTCGTTCGGAAAGTATACGAATATTGCATCTCCTGCTTTATATGGCGGATATGATTATACTCCCGACAGGATCAATGCACGTTCAAATGAGGCTCTGGTGGATAAACACAATGAAGCACTTCTTACGATGCCTCTTATATTCTCTGAAAACGGTTGGAATGTAAGTGTAGTTGACCCGTCTTATGCGAACTACCAGTGGAAACCTGACTTAAGCATTTACGATCAATACGAAGGAATTAATGCTTATCACATGTCCGGCGTATTCAATTTTAAGGAGCCGCTTCTTGTAGAAGGCGGAGAGGATCTGGAACACCGTCTTAACCGTAATTTCTTCTGCTATGGAGTTATGAAGGCATTGCCGTATGCCTTGCAGAAGTATGTTTATGATGGCGGTGACTATTTCCAGTCAGGTTCGGAAGAAACTATCTTCCTGGGCAATGCATCCGGTATTCATGCACAGGTAGGAATCAATGAGCTGCACATAAAAGAACATGCTGCTTTAGACTCATTAAGCGATGTAACACGTGAAGCCCAGGACGGAAAGAACTGTTTCTTTATTATCTCCAATAAGTCAACACATGACCTTTTCCTGTTAAAGGAGCCTGATTATGCACCGGTATCAAGCGTAGACAATACTGCTTATGATGCTGCGCACATGGAGCGCTTTACCGTTAACGGCGTAACGATGAACATGGATTCCGATTTTTGCTGTTATGCAGCATATGAATGCAGCATGGAATCTTTGATCTCACTTGCCAAGTGGTTTGATTATCTCCGCGAAAACAACATGTATGACAATACCAGGATAATAATTGTGTCCGATCACGGTTACGGAATGAAACAGTTTGAAGATTTCCTCATCAGCGATCCGGAATTTGATGCAGAGGCTGTAAATCCCGTTCTCATGGTCAAGGATTTTAACAGCACGGGATTTACAACATCCATGGATTTCATGACGAATGCTGACACTCCTACTTTAGCGTTCAAGGGAGTAGTAGATAATCCGGTCAGTCCTTTTACCAACAATCCGATCTTCCAGGACGTAAAATCAAAGCGTGTATTGATCTATACTTCGGATCTGGCGAACGTCAATGATAATAACGGAACGCAGTTCGTTGATCCGGAAGCTTTCTGGATCGTCGCCGGTAATAACATATATGACAAAAAGAATTGGAGCGTATATACAGGAAAAGACATTTAA
- a CDS encoding ATP-dependent DNA helicase PcrA encodes MADDNFSNSDEFFRDLESIYGQGTEAFGDQDADRLLEGLNKEQMAAVTHLNGPLLILAGAGSGKTRVITYRIAYMMKKHNVAPSSILAITFTNKAANEMRQRIEGLVGDRSKYIWCGTFHSIFARLLRRHAELLGYSQNFSIIDTDDQLKLIKESMKELDIADSQFKPKSVQIEISNAKNKFVGVEEYQLLAGKEYFLGVVARIYKRYQEKLIANNAMDFDDILVNMVKLLEQNPDIAELYRAKFRYIMVDEYQDTNETQYRAVMKLASGSGNICVVGDDDQSIYSFRGADVRLILKFEKDFPGANVIKLEENYRSTKTILDAANCVISNNTKRKSKKLRTEGAQGEKIIVMNADTSAGEADFVGRTIKMMVDKGKFKFSDCAVLYRMNALSRNIETTLHNLGIPFRVYGGMRFYDRKEIKDVLAYLRLINDPKDNISFERIINVPKRGIGDATIEKIRQYAMTDNTSMFDVAQHAVDYPELVRSANKICAFTDLINEMRDKLKEDEMDFAHFVDYVENESGIIEEITEQREKKGEIIDRVENLKELLSEAAEYDKAHRAEPVDMDTLEIDDGDGLPVEVDEDFFFDTATADTTEGILGLYLENASLFTEGDEFNDTDDFVKLMSIHSAKGLEFGAVFIIGLEEGVFPSYRSIQSMEDTEEERRLMYVAITRAKKNLFIVLARQRMLFGQTNCNQPSRFIKEINPELLYLMGSKRETPKDLPQGESQREKSKKSIASAIKSQFTVDKKKEVSREGQLGPGDLFEGLNVVHPRFGEGVILKVEPVGGDALVTVDFDGMRKNMLANAAGLKKA; translated from the coding sequence TTGGCAGACGATAATTTCAGCAATTCAGACGAGTTTTTCAGAGACCTGGAGAGTATTTACGGCCAGGGAACTGAAGCTTTTGGTGATCAGGACGCGGACAGGCTCCTCGAAGGACTTAATAAGGAACAAATGGCGGCGGTCACACACCTGAACGGACCGCTGCTCATACTTGCAGGCGCAGGTTCAGGAAAGACCAGGGTCATCACATACCGCATAGCCTACATGATGAAGAAGCATAATGTTGCTCCCTCATCTATTCTGGCGATCACGTTCACAAACAAGGCGGCAAATGAGATGCGCCAGCGTATCGAAGGCCTTGTCGGCGACCGTTCGAAGTATATCTGGTGCGGCACGTTTCACAGTATTTTTGCAAGGCTCCTTAGAAGGCACGCAGAGCTTTTGGGGTATTCACAGAATTTCTCGATCATTGATACCGATGACCAGTTAAAGCTTATTAAGGAATCGATGAAGGAATTGGATATCGCAGACAGCCAGTTCAAGCCTAAGAGCGTTCAGATCGAGATATCCAATGCCAAGAATAAATTCGTCGGAGTCGAGGAATACCAGCTCCTTGCAGGCAAGGAATATTTCTTAGGCGTTGTTGCAAGGATCTACAAGAGATATCAGGAAAAGCTCATTGCAAACAATGCAATGGATTTCGATGATATCCTCGTTAACATGGTAAAGCTCCTGGAGCAGAATCCGGATATTGCAGAACTATACAGGGCAAAATTCAGATACATCATGGTTGATGAGTATCAGGATACGAACGAGACGCAGTACCGTGCGGTCATGAAGCTTGCATCGGGAAGCGGCAATATCTGCGTCGTAGGTGATGATGACCAGTCTATTTATTCTTTCAGAGGCGCAGATGTCAGGCTCATCTTAAAGTTCGAGAAGGATTTCCCCGGTGCCAATGTCATAAAACTCGAGGAGAATTACCGTTCGACAAAGACTATTCTTGACGCGGCGAACTGTGTAATCTCGAATAACACGAAGCGTAAGAGCAAGAAACTGAGGACAGAGGGCGCGCAGGGCGAGAAGATAATCGTCATGAATGCCGATACAAGCGCGGGTGAAGCGGACTTTGTCGGCAGGACCATAAAGATGATGGTCGATAAGGGTAAGTTTAAGTTCTCCGACTGCGCCGTTCTTTACAGAATGAATGCCCTGTCGCGTAACATAGAAACCACACTCCATAATCTGGGAATTCCTTTCAGGGTCTATGGCGGAATGAGGTTCTATGACAGAAAAGAGATCAAGGATGTTCTCGCTTATTTGAGGCTCATCAACGATCCAAAGGACAATATTTCTTTCGAGCGCATCATCAACGTTCCTAAAAGAGGTATCGGTGATGCGACGATCGAGAAGATCAGGCAGTATGCGATGACTGACAACACGAGCATGTTTGATGTTGCACAACACGCCGTTGATTATCCTGAACTTGTGAGGTCGGCTAACAAGATATGCGCCTTCACTGACCTCATCAATGAGATGAGGGACAAGCTCAAAGAAGATGAGATGGATTTTGCCCATTTCGTTGATTATGTCGAGAATGAATCCGGCATTATCGAAGAGATAACCGAGCAGCGTGAAAAGAAAGGCGAGATCATCGACCGTGTCGAGAACTTAAAGGAACTTTTGTCTGAAGCTGCAGAGTACGATAAGGCGCACCGCGCTGAGCCCGTTGACATGGATACTTTGGAGATCGACGACGGCGATGGACTGCCCGTAGAAGTTGATGAAGATTTCTTTTTCGACACAGCGACAGCAGATACAACTGAAGGGATCTTAGGCCTTTATTTGGAGAATGCGTCTCTTTTTACCGAAGGCGATGAATTCAACGATACCGATGATTTCGTAAAGCTCATGTCGATCCACAGTGCAAAAGGTCTTGAGTTCGGCGCCGTATTCATCATCGGTCTGGAGGAAGGCGTTTTCCCGAGCTACAGATCCATCCAGAGCATGGAAGATACCGAGGAAGAGCGAAGACTCATGTATGTTGCCATCACGAGAGCCAAGAAAAATCTCTTCATTGTTCTCGCCAGACAGAGAATGCTCTTCGGTCAGACTAACTGCAACCAGCCTTCCAGATTCATAAAAGAGATCAATCCCGAGCTCCTTTATCTCATGGGTTCGAAAAGAGAGACTCCTAAAGATCTTCCGCAGGGAGAATCGCAGCGTGAGAAATCCAAGAAGTCTATCGCTTCTGCTATCAAGTCGCAGTTTACCGTGGACAAAAAGAAGGAAGTTTCGCGCGAAGGACAATTGGGTCCTGGCGATCTTTTCGAAGGACTGAATGTCGTCCATCCGAGATTCGGCGAAGGCGTGATCTTAAAAGTGGAGCCGGTCGGAGGAGATGCGCTCGTAACGGTCGATTTTGACGGAATGAGAAAGAATATGCTCGCAAATGCGGCAGGACTAAAAAAGGCCTGA
- a CDS encoding dGTPase has translation MSDNLSFQDLYADSIASIGKSDKISEATRAKIKMLQDQKDKILSVNATRCSESRGRVVPENDGDVRNCFERDMGRIIYSQAFRRLKHKTQVFFNPANDHICSRLEHVLYVDYIASTIGSALNLNVDLIKAIALGHDIGHTPFGHSGERVLNKKLKEIDPKLYFEHESNGLRVLNILEKHNDDYGLNLTFEVRDGIICHCGEYYDERKLVPCTDKTEEDLSYLIPKKKRKGPATMEGCVVRFADKIAYVGRDIEDALRTGVIASEFDVPVVSDMIGSSNSEIINFLVQDIIENSIDKGCIMMSDHAGEALEHTLKENVAKIYTAGKVKTYEKYCDVMLEGLFDAFYEAVKNIEMAEGSKSSSIRKFADFVKNHPEYKAGIDTPLPVYVSDYIAGMTDSFAVSCFNEIYKS, from the coding sequence ATGTCAGATAATCTCAGTTTCCAGGACCTTTATGCCGACAGTATTGCTTCGATTGGGAAGTCAGACAAGATCTCCGAAGCAACCAGGGCCAAGATCAAGATGCTTCAGGATCAGAAGGACAAGATCTTAAGCGTCAATGCTACTAGGTGTTCTGAATCAAGAGGCAGGGTCGTTCCTGAAAATGACGGAGATGTCAGAAACTGCTTTGAGCGGGATATGGGAAGGATCATATACTCGCAGGCTTTCAGACGCCTTAAGCACAAGACACAGGTCTTCTTCAATCCTGCAAATGACCATATCTGTTCAAGACTTGAGCATGTCCTTTATGTTGACTATATCGCTTCCACAATAGGAAGCGCTCTCAATCTCAACGTGGACCTCATAAAGGCTATCGCGCTAGGTCACGATATCGGACATACACCGTTCGGTCACAGCGGTGAAAGAGTCCTTAACAAGAAACTCAAGGAGATCGATCCCAAACTCTATTTTGAGCACGAATCAAACGGTCTGCGCGTTCTCAATATATTAGAGAAGCACAATGACGATTACGGTCTTAATCTCACGTTTGAGGTAAGGGACGGAATCATATGCCACTGCGGCGAATATTATGACGAGAGAAAGCTCGTGCCCTGCACGGATAAGACCGAAGAGGATCTGTCCTATCTGATCCCAAAGAAAAAACGCAAGGGTCCTGCCACGATGGAAGGCTGCGTCGTAAGATTTGCGGACAAGATCGCTTATGTCGGAAGGGATATTGAAGATGCTTTGAGAACCGGTGTTATCGCGAGTGAATTTGACGTGCCTGTAGTATCAGACATGATAGGAAGCTCTAATTCCGAGATAATCAATTTCCTCGTTCAGGACATCATTGAGAACAGTATTGATAAAGGCTGCATCATGATGAGTGACCATGCGGGAGAAGCTTTGGAACATACGCTTAAAGAGAATGTTGCAAAGATCTACACGGCAGGCAAAGTAAAGACTTATGAGAAATATTGCGATGTAATGCTCGAAGGCCTTTTCGATGCATTCTATGAAGCAGTAAAGAATATTGAAATGGCTGAAGGATCGAAGTCATCTTCTATCAGGAAGTTCGCGGATTTTGTTAAGAACCATCCTGAATACAAAGCCGGGATCGACACCCCGCTTCCGGTATATGTATCCGATTACATTGCCGGAATGACAGACTCGTTTGCCGTAAGCTGCTTTAACGAGATCTATAAGAGTTAA